The [Actinobacillus] rossii genome contains a region encoding:
- the rpmC gene encoding 50S ribosomal protein L29: MKAQELRNKNVEELNAELANLLGEQFKLRMQAATGQLQQTHQLKQVRRSIAQVKTVLNQKAGE, encoded by the coding sequence ATGAAAGCTCAAGAACTACGTAACAAAAATGTTGAAGAGCTGAATGCTGAGTTAGCAAACCTTTTAGGTGAGCAATTCAAATTGCGTATGCAAGCAGCCACCGGTCAGCTTCAACAAACCCACCAGTTGAAACAAGTGCGTCGTAGTATTGCACAAGTAAAAACTGTATTAAACCAAAAGGCGGGTGAGTAA
- the rpsC gene encoding 30S ribosomal protein S3, giving the protein MGQKVHPHGIRLGIVKPWSSTWFANTQDFADNLDGDFKVRKFLNKELANASVSRITIERPAKSIRVTIHTARPGIVIGKKGEDVEKLRNAVAAIAGVPAQINIAEVKKPELDAKLVADSIASQLERRVMFRRAMKRAVQNAMKLGAKGIKVEVSGRLGGAEIARSEWYREGRVPLHTLRADIDYNTAEAHTTYGVIGVKVWIFKGEILGGMAAIAQQPEQQPAAPKKAPRGKGRK; this is encoded by the coding sequence ATGGGTCAAAAAGTCCATCCACATGGTATTCGCCTTGGTATTGTTAAGCCTTGGAGCTCTACATGGTTTGCGAATACACAAGATTTCGCTGATAATTTAGACGGCGATTTTAAAGTACGTAAATTCTTGAACAAAGAATTAGCGAACGCTTCAGTTTCACGTATCACTATTGAACGTCCGGCTAAAAGCATTCGCGTTACAATCCACACAGCGCGCCCAGGTATCGTTATCGGTAAAAAAGGCGAAGATGTTGAAAAATTACGCAACGCAGTAGCGGCAATCGCAGGCGTTCCAGCGCAAATCAACATTGCTGAAGTGAAAAAACCTGAATTAGATGCAAAATTAGTTGCAGATAGTATCGCTTCACAATTAGAACGTCGTGTTATGTTCCGTCGCGCGATGAAACGTGCAGTACAAAATGCGATGAAACTTGGTGCGAAAGGTATCAAAGTTGAAGTAAGCGGTCGTTTAGGTGGTGCAGAAATTGCACGTTCTGAATGGTATCGTGAAGGTCGCGTTCCATTACATACGTTACGTGCGGACATCGATTATAACACTGCAGAAGCACATACGACATACGGCGTAATCGGCGTTAAAGTATGGATCTTCAAAGGTGAGATTCTTGGTGGTATGGCTGCAATTGCACAACAACCAGAACAACAACCGGCTGCGCCTAAAAAGGCACCACGCGGCAAAGGTCGTAAGTAA
- the rplB gene encoding 50S ribosomal protein L2, whose protein sequence is MAIVKCKPTSAGRRHVVKIVNPELHKGKPYAPLLDTKSKTGGRNNLGRITTRHIGGGHKQHYRLIDFKRNKLDIPAVVERLEYDPNRSANIALVLYKDGERRYILAPKGLSVGDQIQAGANSPIKVGNSLPMRNIPVGSTVHNVELKPGKGGQIARSAGAYVQIIAREGNYVTLRLRSGEMRKVLAECVATIGEVGNSEHMLRVLGKAGASRWRGIRPTVRGTAMNPVDHPHGGGEGRNFGKHPVTPWGVQTKGKKTRHNKRTDKYIVRRRGK, encoded by the coding sequence ATGGCTATCGTTAAATGTAAGCCGACCTCCGCTGGTCGTCGTCACGTTGTTAAAATCGTGAACCCTGAATTACACAAGGGCAAACCTTACGCACCATTATTAGATACTAAATCTAAAACTGGTGGTCGTAATAATTTAGGACGTATCACTACTCGTCATATCGGTGGTGGTCATAAACAACATTACCGTTTAATCGATTTCAAACGTAACAAGTTAGATATCCCAGCGGTTGTTGAGCGTCTTGAATATGATCCAAATCGTTCTGCAAATATTGCTTTAGTGCTTTATAAAGATGGTGAACGCCGTTATATCTTAGCACCTAAAGGCCTATCTGTAGGCGATCAAATCCAAGCTGGTGCAAACTCGCCAATTAAAGTTGGTAACTCTTTACCAATGCGTAACATCCCAGTTGGTTCGACTGTACATAACGTTGAATTAAAACCAGGTAAAGGCGGTCAAATCGCTCGTTCTGCTGGTGCGTATGTACAAATCATCGCTCGTGAAGGTAACTATGTTACTTTACGTTTACGTTCAGGCGAAATGCGTAAAGTATTAGCTGAGTGCGTTGCTACTATTGGTGAAGTAGGTAACTCTGAACACATGTTGCGTGTACTAGGTAAAGCTGGTGCAAGCCGTTGGAGAGGTATCCGTCCTACAGTTCGTGGTACAGCAATGAACCCAGTAGATCACCCGCACGGTGGTGGTGAAGGTCGTAACTTTGGTAAACACCCAGTAACTCCTTGGGGCGTTCAAACTAAAGGTAAGAAAACTCGTCACAACAAACGTACTGATAAATACATCGTACGTCGTCGTGGCAAATAA
- the mfpsA gene encoding group 1 glycosyl transferase codes for MKIGINTLAFRQGGGVERYILDLINGFHQEQITPRIYTCKADRSLPENQFIELIQYSLSLVPRKLRHRFLSSFVQKNRRSDETILSLFYLYCDIFICGGNHKGYLSSLNRQPNFYERFIKIPFEQKVLNECQQIIAHSRLMKEELMTFYKVPENKIQVLYPPVDTRKFQPISTEQRQALRTKLGFKSDEMIYLFPSTGHKRKGYEILKRYFNSVNLPIKLVVAGTPVEPSQNVISLGFCKNMPELYQAADFTIMASSYEPFGLVGLESVLSGTPIIFSENMACLEVLQGNFGFTFNRNEQTSLESAVKNSINLLQTGKARIENPRDCLAYNPELSAHISQLLEIIQTVQKH; via the coding sequence ATGAAAATTGGCATTAATACGCTGGCATTTCGTCAGGGCGGTGGTGTTGAACGTTATATTTTAGATTTAATTAATGGTTTCCACCAAGAACAAATTACACCTCGTATTTATACTTGTAAGGCAGATCGTTCTTTGCCTGAAAATCAATTTATTGAATTAATTCAATATTCACTTTCTCTCGTACCGCGAAAATTACGTCATCGTTTTTTATCTTCTTTTGTGCAAAAAAATCGTCGTTCAGATGAAACTATTCTTTCGCTATTTTATCTTTATTGTGACATTTTCATTTGTGGTGGCAATCATAAGGGTTATTTGTCCTCACTCAATCGACAACCTAATTTCTACGAACGTTTTATTAAAATTCCTTTTGAACAAAAAGTGTTGAATGAATGCCAACAAATCATTGCGCATTCACGGTTAATGAAAGAGGAATTGATGACCTTTTACAAGGTTCCTGAAAACAAAATTCAGGTACTTTATCCTCCTGTTGATACACGAAAATTTCAGCCAATCTCCACAGAACAACGCCAAGCATTACGAACTAAACTAGGCTTTAAATCAGATGAAATGATTTATTTATTTCCATCCACGGGGCATAAACGTAAGGGTTATGAAATTTTAAAAAGGTACTTTAATTCTGTAAACTTACCTATCAAATTGGTAGTAGCAGGAACACCTGTTGAACCAAGCCAAAATGTGATTTCTCTCGGTTTTTGCAAAAATATGCCTGAGCTCTACCAAGCCGCAGATTTCACCATTATGGCATCAAGTTATGAGCCTTTTGGTTTAGTGGGATTAGAATCTGTACTTTCAGGCACTCCTATCATTTTTTCAGAAAATATGGCGTGTTTAGAAGTACTGCAAGGTAATTTTGGCTTTACATTCAATCGTAACGAGCAAACAAGCCTTGAAAGTGCGGTCAAAAATTCGATTAATTTACTCCAAACTGGAAAAGCTCGTATTGAGAATCCACGCGACTGTTTAGCTTATAATCCAGAATTATCGGCACATATATCACAACTACTTGAAATCATTCAAACAGTACAAAAACATTAA
- the rplP gene encoding 50S ribosomal protein L16, which yields MLQPKRTKFRKVHKGRNRGIAGGTEVSFGTFGLKAVGRGRLTARQIEAARRAMTRAVKRQGKIWIRVFPDKPITEKPLEVRMGKGKGNVEYWVALIQPGKVLYEMDGVSEEIARSAFALAAAKLPIKTTFVTKTVM from the coding sequence ATGTTGCAACCAAAACGTACAAAATTCCGTAAAGTCCACAAAGGACGTAACCGTGGTATTGCTGGTGGTACAGAAGTTAGCTTCGGTACATTCGGCTTAAAAGCGGTTGGTCGCGGTCGTTTAACAGCTCGCCAAATCGAAGCGGCTCGTCGTGCGATGACTCGTGCAGTTAAACGTCAAGGTAAAATCTGGATTCGTGTATTCCCGGACAAACCAATTACTGAAAAACCATTAGAAGTTCGTATGGGTAAAGGTAAAGGTAACGTGGAATACTGGGTAGCACTTATCCAACCAGGTAAAGTACTTTATGAAATGGACGGAGTTTCAGAAGAAATCGCACGCAGTGCATTTGCATTAGCGGCGGCGAAACTTCCAATTAAAACAACGTTCGTAACTAAGACGGTGATGTAA
- the rpmE gene encoding 50S ribosomal protein L31, with protein MKQGIHPEYKEITATCSCGNVIKTRSTLGKDLNLDVCGNCHPFYTGKQRVVDTGGRVERFNKRFSIPSTK; from the coding sequence ATGAAACAAGGTATTCACCCAGAATATAAAGAAATTACGGCAACGTGTTCTTGCGGTAATGTGATCAAAACACGTTCTACTTTAGGTAAAGACTTAAACTTAGACGTGTGTGGCAATTGCCACCCATTCTACACTGGTAAACAACGCGTTGTTGACACTGGTGGTCGTGTAGAACGTTTCAACAAACGTTTCAGCATTCCAAGCACAAAATAA
- the ftsN gene encoding cell division protein FtsN, with protein sequence MAQRDYAARGGSKKKKTGGVGKSALLMIAGLVVVGFVLGLYLLKEKSPEVTDIQNDVAEKAKPKSQLPSRPEETWSYIKELESRTVPTDNSTLEKSAQLSDKQKEELKRLEEAEKKAALEKALKAEEMAKAAAQSTTTNAEQPATATANAESLLAASEETALAAKAAEEKKLAEQRRKAELAKQEAAKKAEAARAAEAAKAAETAKAAETAKVAEAEKAKEQAKMTETKKVEVKPASTGKFGLQCGAFNDRAKAEALQAKLAMTGLNARITESGKWNRVLVGPIGDRSAAASAQQQASSIASCVVIGM encoded by the coding sequence GTGGCACAGCGAGATTATGCCGCCCGTGGCGGTTCAAAAAAGAAAAAAACAGGTGGAGTAGGAAAATCTGCATTGTTAATGATTGCGGGTCTTGTGGTCGTGGGATTTGTATTAGGACTTTATCTTCTGAAAGAAAAATCTCCTGAAGTCACTGATATACAAAACGATGTGGCGGAGAAAGCAAAACCGAAAAGCCAACTTCCTAGTCGTCCTGAAGAAACATGGTCTTATATTAAAGAGCTTGAAAGCCGAACCGTGCCAACAGATAACTCGACGTTAGAGAAATCGGCACAATTAAGTGATAAGCAAAAAGAAGAGCTTAAACGTCTAGAAGAAGCTGAGAAAAAGGCGGCATTAGAAAAAGCATTAAAAGCTGAAGAAATGGCGAAAGCCGCGGCGCAATCAACGACGACGAATGCGGAACAACCGGCTACGGCGACAGCGAATGCGGAATCGTTACTAGCCGCTTCTGAAGAAACCGCGCTTGCTGCAAAAGCGGCGGAAGAAAAGAAATTGGCTGAGCAACGTAGAAAAGCGGAATTAGCAAAACAAGAAGCCGCTAAAAAAGCCGAAGCCGCAAGAGCTGCTGAGGCAGCAAAAGCTGCAGAAACAGCTAAGGCAGCGGAAACGGCTAAAGTTGCAGAAGCAGAAAAAGCGAAAGAACAAGCTAAAATGACTGAAACAAAAAAAGTTGAAGTTAAACCTGCGTCAACGGGCAAATTTGGTCTTCAATGTGGGGCATTTAATGATCGCGCGAAAGCAGAAGCGTTACAAGCAAAACTTGCTATGACGGGATTAAATGCACGTATTACCGAAAGTGGCAAATGGAATCGAGTCTTAGTCGGTCCGATTGGTGATCGTTCTGCGGCGGCGAGTGCTCAACAACAAGCCAGTTCGATTGCAAGCTGTGTTGTGATTGGAATGTAA
- the priA gene encoding primosome assembly protein PriA translates to MKFVRIALAVPLMRCFDYLLPDDEEIEIGVRVIVPFGTQKRIGIVVDFPKQSDLPAEKLKSIIEILDKKSIFTPSLWKLLHWSASYYQAPLGEVLFSALPVKLRNGESAVEKSKTLWKLTALGEKALANGVLNKAKKQLAAAVALAKTPIEKGNNEFSATIWSALKEKQFVEEIEQKIKPISWQAHLQEQGIAKAENRLTLNKQQALALSQLLFQQGFGAFLLDGVTGSGKTEIYLQLIEETLKKGKQVLVLVPEIGLTPQTVQRFRSRFNVEIDVLHSNLNDTQRFEVWQRARLGQSAVIIGTRSAIFTPFSNLGLVVIDEEHDVSFKQQDGWRYHARDLAVIYAKQLNIPILMGSATPSLESLNNVKLGKYRHIVLSQRAGNALAVQSQLIDLKKQNMVNGLSGELLKKMEEHLQNGNQVLLFLNRRGFAPVLLCHECGWIATCSHCDKPLTYHQNQRVMRCHHCGTQKTIPSQCADCGSTHLVTTGIGTEQLEETLRARFPSYGITRIDRDSTSRKGKLEQHLSDIQQGKSQILIGTQMLAKGHHFPDVTLVALINVDSSLFSVDFRAEERLAQLYVQVAGRAGRAEKQGEVVLQTHYPEHPLLQKLLTQGYQAFADEALQMRHIMGLPPFSAQALFRAQSRKSQDAEQFLNEIAAYFYQWKQRQNQPHLQILGAMPAPFAKKADQFRWQLLLQHPSRAWLQKALTDFNAQWEITPSQVRLNLDIDPQDLS, encoded by the coding sequence ATGAAATTTGTCCGCATTGCCCTTGCCGTACCGCTTATGCGTTGCTTTGATTATCTGTTGCCTGATGATGAGGAAATAGAGATTGGCGTACGTGTGATTGTGCCTTTTGGGACGCAAAAGCGTATTGGGATTGTGGTGGATTTCCCTAAACAAAGCGATCTGCCTGCAGAGAAACTGAAATCGATTATCGAGATTCTAGATAAAAAATCGATCTTTACGCCGTCGTTGTGGAAACTGTTGCATTGGTCGGCGAGTTATTATCAAGCACCATTGGGTGAAGTACTTTTTTCTGCACTACCGGTAAAATTGCGCAATGGTGAAAGTGCGGTAGAAAAATCCAAAACGTTGTGGAAATTGACCGCACTTGGTGAAAAAGCGTTGGCAAATGGCGTGTTAAATAAAGCGAAAAAACAACTTGCTGCGGCCGTAGCATTGGCAAAGACTCCTATTGAAAAAGGTAATAATGAATTTAGTGCGACGATTTGGTCAGCATTAAAAGAAAAACAATTCGTTGAAGAAATCGAACAAAAGATCAAACCCATCTCTTGGCAAGCTCATTTGCAAGAGCAAGGTATTGCGAAAGCTGAAAATCGCTTAACTTTAAATAAACAACAAGCGCTAGCGTTAAGTCAACTTTTGTTTCAGCAAGGCTTTGGTGCTTTTTTGCTGGATGGTGTGACGGGTTCAGGTAAAACAGAAATTTATCTGCAATTAATTGAAGAAACACTAAAAAAAGGTAAGCAAGTTCTTGTTCTTGTGCCTGAAATTGGCTTAACACCACAAACGGTGCAACGCTTTCGCTCGCGTTTTAATGTGGAAATTGATGTGTTGCATTCTAATCTAAATGATACACAACGTTTTGAAGTTTGGCAACGAGCTCGTTTGGGGCAAAGTGCGGTCATAATTGGCACAAGATCAGCGATTTTTACACCATTTTCGAACCTTGGATTGGTTGTTATTGATGAAGAACATGACGTTTCTTTCAAACAGCAGGATGGTTGGCGTTATCATGCCCGAGATTTAGCGGTAATTTATGCAAAACAACTAAATATTCCTATTTTAATGGGGTCCGCGACTCCAAGTCTGGAAAGTTTAAATAATGTGAAACTGGGCAAATATCGCCATATTGTGCTTTCGCAACGCGCCGGTAATGCCTTGGCGGTTCAAAGCCAACTGATTGATTTGAAAAAACAAAATATGGTTAATGGATTATCAGGGGAACTGCTCAAGAAAATGGAAGAGCATTTGCAAAATGGCAATCAAGTATTGTTATTTCTTAATCGCCGTGGTTTTGCGCCTGTTTTGCTTTGTCATGAATGTGGTTGGATTGCAACTTGTTCGCATTGTGATAAACCGCTAACTTATCATCAAAACCAGCGTGTGATGCGCTGTCATCATTGCGGAACGCAAAAAACAATTCCTTCTCAATGCGCTGATTGTGGTTCTACTCATTTGGTGACAACGGGCATCGGAACGGAACAACTTGAAGAAACTTTAAGGGCGCGTTTTCCAAGTTATGGTATTACTCGTATTGACCGCGATAGTACTTCTCGCAAGGGAAAATTAGAGCAGCATTTATCTGATATTCAACAAGGGAAAAGCCAAATTTTGATCGGGACGCAAATGTTAGCAAAAGGGCACCATTTTCCGGATGTGACATTGGTGGCTTTGATTAATGTGGATAGCAGTTTGTTTAGTGTAGATTTTCGTGCAGAAGAACGGTTAGCACAACTTTATGTGCAAGTAGCAGGGCGGGCTGGACGTGCAGAAAAACAAGGTGAAGTGGTATTGCAGACTCATTATCCTGAACATCCTTTGTTGCAAAAACTATTAACACAGGGTTATCAGGCTTTTGCGGATGAAGCTTTACAAATGCGTCATATCATGGGGTTACCACCGTTTAGTGCGCAGGCGTTATTTAGAGCACAAAGTCGAAAAAGCCAAGATGCAGAACAGTTTTTAAATGAAATTGCCGCTTATTTTTATCAATGGAAACAAAGACAAAATCAACCGCACTTACAGATTCTTGGTGCTATGCCGGCACCCTTTGCAAAGAAAGCGGATCAATTTCGTTGGCAATTATTGTTACAACACCCTTCTCGTGCTTGGTTACAGAAAGCGTTAACGGATTTTAATGCACAATGGGAAATAACGCCAAGTCAAGTGCGGTTAAATTTGGATATAGATCCACAAGATCTAAGTTAA
- a CDS encoding TPR repeat-containing protein — translation MRKLKSLVFVTLAALAVTACSNSSNEVEQASEQELFAIGQQHLQDADYSDATRYLKAVDTRFPGGTYSEQAQLNLIYVSYKTQDYTTALVTADRFLQQHQNSPYTDYVLYMAALTNMSMGDNYLQDLFGIDRSTRETTSMKTAFSNFQTLVQHFPNSQYTPDALTRMAYIKDRLARHELEIAKFYAKRKAWVAVSNRVTDMLRLYPDTYATLEALPLMQEAYHEMGLTQLEQQAATLVEANEGKTIKEADKPDEPFLSLPSWLKFGSDDAKKATE, via the coding sequence ATGCGTAAATTAAAATCGCTTGTGTTCGTGACGTTAGCAGCACTGGCTGTAACGGCTTGTTCAAACAGTAGTAATGAAGTCGAACAAGCTTCTGAACAAGAGCTTTTTGCGATTGGTCAACAGCATTTACAAGATGCCGATTATTCTGATGCAACGCGTTACTTGAAAGCTGTTGATACGCGTTTCCCGGGTGGTACTTATAGCGAGCAAGCTCAACTAAATTTGATTTATGTCTCTTATAAAACGCAAGATTATACTACGGCATTAGTCACTGCCGACCGTTTCTTACAACAGCATCAAAACAGCCCATATACTGACTACGTACTCTATATGGCCGCATTAACAAATATGTCTATGGGAGATAATTATTTGCAAGACTTGTTTGGTATTGACCGTTCAACACGTGAAACCACATCTATGAAAACGGCGTTTAGTAATTTCCAAACTTTAGTGCAGCATTTCCCTAATAGTCAATATACACCTGATGCGTTAACGCGTATGGCTTATATCAAAGACCGTTTAGCGCGTCATGAATTAGAAATTGCAAAATTCTATGCAAAACGTAAAGCATGGGTTGCCGTATCAAATCGCGTGACGGATATGTTACGCTTATATCCAGATACTTATGCAACGCTTGAAGCATTGCCGTTAATGCAAGAAGCTTATCATGAAATGGGATTAACTCAGCTTGAACAGCAAGCAGCGACATTAGTAGAAGCGAATGAAGGTAAAACAATTAAAGAAGCGGATAAACCAGATGAGCCATTCTTGAGTTTGCCATCATGGCTCAAATTCGGTAGTGATGATGCAAAGAAAGCGACAGAATAA
- a CDS encoding glycosyl transferase family protein yields the protein MQQQFDELQSQHPDFHFNYEFFTGINGKENPTHPLFSKYNSQKRQARKGNDMSLSQLGCFASHYLLLEKCIQLDEPIVILEDDAVLLDNFSAVIQYMPQLADKFEFFRLSNRSSGNNIKSTPLLQISNTNVYVSKVYKGWANLTGYFITPRAAKKFLNHMEEWVYNVDIAMDRYWENKVHFCALLPNIVRPQGEFLSQIQMDNTKRRLSVKIKREIFATYDRICKLIFDLTN from the coding sequence ATGCAGCAGCAATTCGATGAATTGCAATCTCAACACCCAGATTTTCACTTCAATTATGAATTTTTTACTGGGATAAATGGAAAAGAAAATCCTACTCATCCACTTTTCAGTAAATACAATTCTCAAAAACGCCAAGCTCGCAAAGGCAACGATATGTCTTTATCCCAGTTGGGTTGTTTTGCAAGCCATTATTTACTTTTGGAAAAATGCATTCAATTAGACGAACCTATTGTTATTCTCGAAGATGATGCTGTTCTACTAGATAATTTTTCAGCAGTTATTCAATATATGCCTCAACTAGCTGATAAATTTGAATTTTTCAGATTAAGCAACCGATCTTCAGGGAACAATATCAAATCAACACCATTATTACAAATCTCAAATACAAATGTGTATGTTTCCAAAGTGTATAAAGGCTGGGCTAATTTGACGGGGTATTTTATCACACCGCGAGCCGCAAAAAAATTTCTTAACCATATGGAAGAATGGGTTTATAACGTCGATATTGCCATGGACAGATATTGGGAAAATAAAGTCCATTTTTGTGCTCTTTTACCTAACATAGTACGTCCACAAGGTGAATTCTTAAGTCAAATTCAAATGGATAACACAAAACGTCGATTAAGTGTAAAAATTAAACGCGAAATTTTTGCTACTTATGATCGGATTTGTAAACTTATCTTTGATCTTACAAATTAA
- the rpsS gene encoding 30S ribosomal protein S19: MPRSLKKGPFLDLHLLKKVEKAVESGDKKPIKTWSRRSMIIPSMIGLTIAVHNGRQHVPVYVSDEMIGHKLGEFAPTRTYRGHAADKKAKK; this comes from the coding sequence ATGCCACGTTCTCTCAAGAAAGGTCCTTTCCTTGACCTACACTTGTTGAAGAAGGTAGAGAAGGCGGTGGAAAGCGGGGATAAAAAGCCAATTAAAACTTGGTCCCGTCGTTCAATGATCATTCCATCAATGATTGGTTTGACCATCGCAGTCCATAATGGTCGTCAGCACGTTCCAGTTTATGTTTCAGACGAAATGATCGGACATAAATTAGGTGAATTTGCACCGACTCGTACATACCGCGGTCACGCTGCGGATAAAAAAGCTAAGAAGTAA
- the rpsQ gene encoding 30S ribosomal protein S17, with the protein MTDKIRTVQGRVISDKMDKSFTIAIERKVKHPLLGKFIRRTTKLHVHDENNEAKQGDVVEIKECRPVSKTKSWTLVRVVEKATVA; encoded by the coding sequence ATGACTGATAAAATTCGTACTGTTCAAGGTCGTGTAATTAGCGATAAAATGGATAAATCTTTCACAATCGCAATCGAGCGTAAAGTGAAACACCCACTTTTAGGTAAATTTATCCGTCGTACAACTAAATTACACGTTCACGATGAGAACAACGAAGCTAAACAAGGTGATGTAGTTGAAATTAAGGAATGTCGTCCTGTTTCAAAAACTAAATCTTGGACTTTAGTTCGTGTAGTAGAAAAAGCAACTGTTGCTTAA
- the rluD gene encoding 23S rRNA pseudouridine synthase D yields MAQITLSAEIQPEQMGQRLDQTLAELFPDYSRSRLKTWIEQDLVFVNGQVLNVPRTKVLGGEQVEIIVEVEDETHFEPENLPLNIVYEDEHILVINKPKDFVVHPGAGNPSGTVLNALLYHYPPIAEVPRAGIVHRLDKDTTGLMVVAKTIPAQTQLVRDLQKRKITREYEAVAFGVMTKGGKVDEPMARHPTKRTAMAVHPMGKPAVTHYRIMEHFRNYTRLRLRLETGRTHQIRVHMAHIAHPLLGDQTYGGRPRPPKNATEHFAEVLRNFQRQALHAIMLRLEHPITGELMEWYAPLPDDFVELIAALKEDYQLHKDDLDY; encoded by the coding sequence ATGGCTCAAATTACCCTTTCGGCTGAAATTCAGCCTGAACAAATGGGACAACGGTTAGACCAAACTCTTGCCGAGTTGTTCCCAGACTATTCTCGTTCACGTTTAAAAACTTGGATAGAACAAGATCTTGTATTCGTCAACGGACAAGTACTAAATGTACCACGCACAAAAGTATTGGGTGGAGAACAAGTTGAAATTATTGTAGAAGTAGAAGATGAAACCCATTTTGAACCTGAGAATTTACCATTAAATATTGTTTATGAAGATGAGCATATTTTAGTTATCAACAAACCCAAAGATTTCGTCGTTCACCCTGGTGCAGGTAATCCAAGTGGTACAGTATTAAATGCTCTGCTTTATCATTATCCACCCATTGCGGAAGTGCCACGCGCCGGAATTGTTCATCGTTTAGATAAAGATACGACTGGGCTAATGGTTGTTGCAAAAACGATTCCGGCACAAACCCAATTAGTTCGTGATTTACAAAAACGTAAAATTACACGCGAATATGAAGCTGTGGCCTTTGGTGTAATGACCAAAGGTGGGAAAGTCGATGAACCAATGGCACGTCATCCAACAAAACGTACGGCTATGGCTGTTCATCCAATGGGGAAACCTGCGGTGACTCACTATCGTATTATGGAGCATTTCCGTAACTACACCCGTTTACGTTTACGCCTAGAAACTGGGCGCACACACCAAATTCGCGTCCATATGGCACATATTGCCCATCCATTGCTGGGTGATCAAACCTATGGCGGACGACCTCGCCCCCCGAAAAATGCTACGGAACATTTTGCTGAAGTATTACGTAATTTCCAACGCCAAGCATTACACGCCATTATGCTACGTTTAGAACATCCAATTACAGGGGAATTGATGGAATGGTACGCACCATTACCAGATGATTTTGTCGAATTGATTGCAGCACTGAAAGAAGATTATCAGTTGCATAAAGATGATTTGGATTACTAA
- the rplV gene encoding 50S ribosomal protein L22, with protein sequence METIAKHRYARTSAQKARLVADLIRGKKVAAALEILTFTNKKAAALVKKVLESAIANAEHNDGADIDDLKVAKIFVDEGPSMKRVMPRAKGRADRILKRTSHITVVVSDR encoded by the coding sequence ATGGAAACTATCGCAAAACATCGTTACGCTCGCACTTCAGCTCAAAAAGCTCGCTTAGTTGCGGATTTGATCCGTGGTAAAAAAGTAGCAGCAGCTTTAGAAATCTTAACTTTTACTAACAAAAAAGCAGCTGCTTTAGTTAAGAAAGTTTTAGAGTCAGCTATTGCTAACGCAGAGCACAATGATGGTGCAGATATCGATGATCTTAAAGTTGCTAAAATCTTCGTTGATGAAGGTCCTAGCATGAAACGTGTTATGCCACGTGCTAAAGGTCGTGCAGATCGCATTTTAAAACGTACAAGCCACATTACTGTGGTTGTGTCAGATCGTTAA